A genomic segment from Candidatus Omnitrophota bacterium encodes:
- a CDS encoding ERF family protein, which yields MKSQKAPVTKSEIMEAPARLAPLPIEAFIGQAIEKGLPVETIEKFLAMRRELRAEAGKEAYDAAMSRLQGEMPTIRKTKVVKDKFGKARYSYAPIDAIIDQTKALISRQGFSYAVTTEQSEVAGEVKAICTVKHELGHSEQSTFRVPIDKEAFMSGPQKVGAALTFAKRYAFCNAFGIITGDEDTDANEPESAPKPPERPKPPVAPKKPLGASTAPQAKPQEPPKMTVAQQKAVNALIVEAGAEPKTVEEWCKKTFGVQLAELTAAQAGKVIDQMGKQITEKKARETAAVMPQAEDTAEAVAEAFGGTVLPDDPNPAKPWEQGRYAR from the coding sequence ATGAAAAGTCAGAAAGCCCCCGTTACTAAATCAGAAATCATGGAAGCGCCGGCGCGCCTCGCCCCGCTCCCCATCGAGGCCTTCATCGGCCAGGCCATCGAGAAGGGTCTGCCCGTCGAGACTATTGAGAAGTTCCTTGCTATGCGCCGCGAGCTTCGCGCCGAGGCCGGCAAGGAGGCCTACGACGCCGCGATGTCCCGCCTCCAGGGGGAGATGCCGACCATCCGCAAGACGAAGGTCGTCAAGGACAAGTTCGGCAAGGCCCGCTACAGCTACGCGCCCATCGACGCCATCATCGACCAGACAAAGGCGCTCATCAGTCGGCAAGGTTTTTCCTACGCCGTCACGACGGAGCAATCCGAGGTCGCCGGCGAGGTGAAGGCCATCTGCACGGTCAAGCACGAGCTGGGCCACAGCGAGCAGTCCACCTTCCGCGTCCCGATCGACAAGGAGGCGTTCATGTCCGGCCCGCAGAAGGTCGGCGCCGCGCTCACCTTCGCCAAACGCTATGCCTTCTGCAACGCCTTCGGCATCATCACCGGCGACGAGGATACGGACGCCAACGAGCCGGAGAGCGCGCCGAAGCCCCCAGAACGGCCCAAGCCCCCCGTAGCGCCGAAAAAGCCCTTGGGCGCCTCCACAGCGCCCCAGGCGAAGCCCCAGGAACCGCCGAAGATGACCGTGGCACAGCAAAAGGCCGTCAACGCCCTCATCGTGGAGGCCGGCGCGGAACCGAAGACGGTCGAGGAATGGTGCAAAAAGACCTTCGGCGTCCAGCTGGCGGAGCTGACGGCGGCCCAGGCCGGCAAGGTCATCGACCAGATGGGCAAGCAGATCACGGAAAAGAAGGCGCGGGAAACGGCGGCGGTCATGCCTCAGGCCGAGGATACGGCGGAAGCGGTCGCGGAGGCGTTCGGCGGCACGGTCCTGCCGGACGACCCGAACCCCGCGAAGCCGTGGGAGCAGGGCCGGTACGCGCGGTAG
- a CDS encoding DUF2958 domain-containing protein has translation MQLMTKELEKKFADVGRQEGNADPLIVAKFFDPTGSWTWYATEYEPETRTFFGLVDGFEQEWGYFLLDELEECKGHLGLGIERDLHCGYKTLSEWRATGRLKNR, from the coding sequence ATGCAGTTGATGACCAAGGAGCTGGAAAAGAAGTTCGCTGACGTTGGTCGGCAGGAAGGCAACGCGGATCCGCTCATCGTGGCCAAGTTCTTCGACCCGACGGGGAGCTGGACCTGGTACGCCACAGAATACGAACCGGAGACGCGGACGTTCTTCGGCCTCGTGGACGGGTTCGAGCAGGAGTGGGGATATTTTTTGCTCGACGAGCTTGAGGAATGCAAGGGACATCTCGGCCTCGGCATCGAGCGCGATCTGCACTGCGGTTACAAAACGCTGAGCGAATGGCGCGCGACCGGCCGTCTGAAGAACCGCTGA
- a CDS encoding DUF3307 domain-containing protein yields MTLVLLLALHHLADVAFQPSRLITAKKKHLWAHYEHAFLWAATVALGLILTGRYDPWEFAFLLVGHLCIDNFFYRVLPALKGCEKKYGWVYADQALHYLQILIVWL; encoded by the coding sequence ATGACGCTCGTCCTGCTCCTCGCGCTTCACCACCTCGCCGACGTGGCGTTCCAACCGAGCCGGCTCATCACGGCCAAGAAGAAGCACCTCTGGGCGCATTACGAACACGCCTTTTTGTGGGCGGCGACCGTCGCGCTCGGCCTCATCCTGACGGGCCGGTACGATCCGTGGGAGTTCGCCTTCCTGCTCGTCGGGCATCTCTGCATCGACAATTTCTTTTACCGCGTCCTTCCGGCCCTCAAGGGATGCGAGAAGAAGTACGGCTGGGTCTACGCGGACCAAGCCCTCCACTACCTCCAAATCCTAATCGTCTGGCTGTGA